The genomic interval TTGCACCTACGTGCACTCATATGACCCCTCCCGCCATCAGTCGTACCAGCCTCAGATCCCTGCGATGCGCCCCTCTCGGGACGCCCAGGCCGACCGCCAGTCGCACACCCCTATTTATGACGCCCTGTACTCCGAGTACCGCAGGTCCTTCCGGACCCTGCCCGGCGACCGCAGCGGCGAGGAGGATCTGGGGTTCAGGGCCTTCGGGGCGGGGACGAGCCGCAGCCAGGGCCCCGGCCAGGGCGGGCACGGCGGGCACACCGGGCACAGCGGCTTCTGGCACAGCAATGGGCGGCAGCACACCGGGAATCTCTTCCCGCCGGCGCTGCCGCCCGCCCCTCGTCGAGGGATGTGAGCCGCTACTTCGTCACTTGTTGCGGCCGCGCTTCTCGCGCACCCGCACCGAGATGTGGATCGGCGTGCCCTCGAAGCCGAACTCCTCACGCAGCCGGCGCTCGACGAAGCGCCGGTAGCCGGCCTCCAGGAAGCCCGAGGCGAAGAGCACGAACCGCGGCGGCTTGGTTCCCGCCTGCGTCCCGAAGAGGATGCGGGGCTGCTTGCCGCCGCGGACCGGGTGCGGGTGGGAGGCGACGATCTCGCCCAGGAAGGCATTGAGCCTGCCGGTCGGGATGCGGGTCTCCCAGCCCTCCAGCGCGGTCTCGATCGCCGGAACCAGCTTCTCCATGTGGCGGCCGGTCTGCGCCGAGACGTTCACCCGGGGCGCCCACGCGACCTGGGCCAGCTCGGTCTCGATCTCGCGCTCGAGGTAGTAGCGGCGCTCCTCGTCGAGCGTGTCCCACTTGTTGTACGCGATGACCAGCGCGCGGCCCGCCTCGACGGCCATCGTGATGATCCGCTGGTCCTGGACGCTGATGGACTCGCTGGCGTCGATCAGTACGACCGCGACCTCGGCCTTCTCGACGGCGGCCGCGGTACGCAGCGAGGCGTAGTAGTCCGCGCCCTCCTGGAGGTGGACGCGGCGGCGGATGCCGGCCGTGTCGATGAACTTCCAGGTGATGCCGCCGAGTTCGATCAGCTCGTCGACCGGGTCGCGGGTGGTGCCCGCCATCTCGTTGACGACGACGCGGTCCTCGTTCGCCACCTTGTTGAGCAGCGAGGACTTGCCGACGTTCGGGCGGCCGATGAGCGCGATGCGGCGCGGGCCGCCGATGGCCTGGCCGAAGGTCTGGGCCGGCGCCTCGGGCAGGGCCTCCAGAACGGCGTCCAGCATGTCGCCGGTGCCGCGGCCGTGCAGCGAGGAGACGGGGTGCGGCATGCCGAGGCCCAGCGACCACAGCGCGGTCG from Streptomyces spiramyceticus carries:
- the der gene encoding ribosome biogenesis GTPase Der; the protein is MNDQIHSGDEHGALGDAEYAEFMELAAMEGFDAEEVEGAIGEAGHGPLPVLAVVGRPNVGKSTLVNRIIGRREAVVEDKPGVTRDRVTYEAEWAGRRFKVVDTGGWEQDVLGIDASVAAQAEYAIEAADAVVFVVDSTVGATDTDEAVVKLLRRAGKPVVLCANKVDGQSGEADATALWSLGLGMPHPVSSLHGRGTGDMLDAVLEALPEAPAQTFGQAIGGPRRIALIGRPNVGKSSLLNKVANEDRVVVNEMAGTTRDPVDELIELGGITWKFIDTAGIRRRVHLQEGADYYASLRTAAAVEKAEVAVVLIDASESISVQDQRIITMAVEAGRALVIAYNKWDTLDEERRYYLEREIETELAQVAWAPRVNVSAQTGRHMEKLVPAIETALEGWETRIPTGRLNAFLGEIVASHPHPVRGGKQPRILFGTQAGTKPPRFVLFASGFLEAGYRRFVERRLREEFGFEGTPIHISVRVREKRGRNK